The DNA sequence GGGAATCGATCCGGAGCCGGGCTCGGTGGTGAGAGATTCGGCCGATGATCTGGCGGTGGTCCTGGGTCGCTCCATCCGGCAGAGCGAGGTCGTCATCCTCTCCGGAGGAGTATCGGCGGGTGACTACGATGTCGTTCGCGAAGTCCTGAAGCGCGTCGGCGCGCAGGAGCTTTTCGCCGGCGTGTCTCAAAAGCCGGGAAAACCGATGACCTTTGCCGTAGCCGATTCCAAATTGATTTTCGGCCTTCCCGGAAACCCGATCGCGGTCCTGGTCTGCCTCTACGAATACGTGCGGCCCGCGGTTCAACGCATGATGGGATTTCCAGAGGGAAACTGGTTCCTGCAAGAGTCACCCGCGAGAATCACCGAGAGCATCACGAAAAAGGCCGGACGAACGCACTTCCTTCGAGCGTGTGTCGAACAATCAGAGAACGGTCTTGTCGCCGAGATTCTTGAAGGACAGGAATCCTACCAAGTCTCCAATCTGGCCCGGGCCAACGCATGGGTCGTGTTGGATGCGGATCTTCGCGCGGTCACGAAGGGTTCGCTCGTTCGGGCACACCTTCTGCCTGGGGCGCGGCTCCGGTCCATCGCCGTGGAGGCGGGAAAACTCCGGGGACGGGACATGGGCCGGCTTCATCCCGCGGGAGGGGAGATCGCATGAATCCCGCCAGACGATCGCGCGGTAGATTGGAAGCGGTCGCGATCACCTCTCCAACTCCTCCTCCCGCCGGCGGACCCCTTCGGCACGCCGCGAATCCTACACCGCACGGTTCCTCCTTCGCCCGGTCGCCCGTCATGGCCGCCATCTGCCGGGAGGCGAGGCGAATTGCCGTGCACCCGGAGCCCGTGCTCATCTTGGGCGAAACGGGAGTGGGCAAAAGTACGCTGGCTCGATACATTCATTCAGAGTCCGGGCGAATGGCGGACCGCTTCCTCAGTTTCGATTGCGTCGGCTTGGAGGACGAGATCGTCAGGCGGGAACTCTTCGGGGAATGGAATGGCGATCGATGGGAAAAACAGGGACTCGCCTCTCAGGCCGGAAAGGGCAGCCTTTTCCTTAGCAACGTGGATGAACTTCCTCACAAGACACAAGGGGAGATCCTGCGGCTCATCGAAAAGGGAGAATTCTTTCCAATCCATTCGACCGAACCTCACCGGGCTGACCTAAGACTCATCAGCTCAGCGGGTCTCAGACTTACCGACAAAATCGAAGGAGATGGGTTTCGCGCCGATCTCTACTACTCGATGAGCACCTATACTTTGCGGATACCCCCATTGAGAGAGCGGCGCGAGGAAATTCCGATCCTCGCCGGCTCCTTCGCACAGGAGGCCACCGGCAAGGACGTGCCGTTGGATGCAGAAGTCCTGGAATCGCTGATGCGATATCCCTGGCCTGGAAACATTCTCGAGCTCAGGAATACGATTTTTCAGGCCTCCGAACGGGCCGGCCACAACGCCCTCCGGGTTACTCACCTCCCCTCCTGGATCCTCCAGTCCGGGTAGAATACAGAATAAACGGCGACCGTATACTCTATTTGAGAGTGGTTCGCACTGTCCCCGTTTGTTCGCGCTACTTGAAGAGTTCCCCCACGCTGACGGAAAAGCCGGGGACGAGGACCGCCCGAAGGGTGTCTCTGCGGGTGAAGCGCTTCGGAGGGGAATAGCCTGACTTGCCGAGCCGGAAAACATCCACGGCGCGCTTGGCGGGATCGACGATCCAATATTCCTTCACGCCGGCGCGAGCGTAGAGATCTTTCTTGAGCGATTGGTCCCTCTTGGCGGACCCCGGGGACAAGACCTCGACGATCAGGTCCGGCACTCCTCTGATGTTGGCCTTCGTGATGATCCGCGCGTTTTCCTTCGAAACATAGATGAGATCCGGTTGAACAACGTTTGTGTCCGACAAAACAACGTCCGTCGGAGCCACCAGAATCTCCCCTTGACCCGACCTCTCAAGATGGTTCCCCATCAAACGTGCAAGCTTGACAATAATTCTTTGATGTTGCGTTTCCGGCGCTGGACTCATGTAGTGCTCCCCCTCAATGATTTCGTGACGATTCCCATCCTCTGGGAACAGAAGGTAGTGATCGTAGGTCAGCTTTATTCTTCGAGCAGGCAGAATGCCCATATCCCTAGTACCGCGTTGAGGAATGCAGGAAACAGATCCGGGCTTGGTCGCGGTGCGGTAGCCCCGCTCTCCTGTCGCAGATCCGAATAAAGGCGGGGCGTATGTACCATGTTGCCGGGAGCCACCCTGCCCCCAATCTGTTCCAAACATTGCGCAACATGGTGCTATCCGGATGCTACACCGGGCGGTTGCTCTGTCAAGGAGCGCGCGGTCCCGGCTCTGGACGATGAATCATTTCCCAGTTCGCCTGCCCGGGGGCGTAGGTGGGATCGAGTTCAATCGCCCAGCGGATTCGGTTTTCCGCCTCCTTCGTCCGACCCTGGTGAAAATAGAGGAGCCCCAGATTGTTGTGGGCCTGCACGTAGGCAGGGTTGATTTCAAGGACCCGCAGGTATTCCCTCTCGGCAGCCTCCACGTCGCCTTCCAGGTGGAGGAGTCGCCCGAAATTGTAGTGGCCGTCGGCGAACGCAGGTTCGATTTGAATCGCGATCTCGTAGTGGCTACGCGACTTCGCCCGGTCGAAATGAGCCGAAGACGGATTCTCATGGATCCGCGCGAGATTCATGTGGGCGATGTAGTCGTTTGGATTGAAGGCAATCAGCCTCTCGTAGAGATCGAAGGCGTCGTCCACCTTCCCCCTGACCTGAAGGAGAACGGCGAAATTGTTGAGAGCGCGGGGACTGTCCGGGTAGGTTTTGAGGACATCCTTCCACACTTCGGCGGGATCGTTGATCATTCGGTTGCGCTGGACCGTCACCATCGAGAAAGCCGCGAGAGGCAGAATCATAGCCACGCGAAAAACATGCCTTGTGGGTCCGGAATTCCGTAATACCTTTGATATCAAAAGGGCGCTGAGAGAAAAGACCGCCATGCCCGCCGGATACAGGCGCCGTTCGACCAGGGCATCGACTGTCGGGAAGAAGGAACTCGTCGGCGCCAAAAGCGCGAAGAACAGGATACCGAAAAAGAGGGCGCATCGACCAACCGGGGTTCCGGTTCGGTCCCACCGCCACAAGGCCGCTCCGATCCCCGCGAGCGTGAGCACCCCAAGAATCTTGTCATCTACGGTCAGGGTGGACGGCTGAATGAAGTGATCGATCGCCAGGCCTGTGGGTACGAAAAGCATGCGAATGTACTGAACGATGGCGAAGGGCTGGACCGACGTGTAGGCCCATCGCGACCAGGCGTTCTTGCCGCCGACCAAGTCGCCGATCCCGCCGAAGTATGCCCACCTTCCCAAGACATATAGGGCGGCAATGGCGAAATACGGCAGCCACCTCCTCAATCTGCTTCTTTCCCGTCCACTCTCATGGTCCACACCGACCAAGATATCCTGAGCCAACAACACAAACGGAATGACCACGGCTGATTCCTTGGTCAACAGGACGAGAACGAAACAGAACGGAGCGAGGCGACTCCCGAATGAACCCGGAGAGTGCGCACGAGCATAGAGGACCAGCGTGAGCACGATGAGAAATGCGGAAAGCGTGTCCGATCGGCCGTAGGCATACATCACCGTCCCAAACATCACGGGATGGCAGAGGAAATACGCCGCTGGAAAGGCGGCGAGTATTCGCCCGCCGTCCAATCCCATCCGCGAAAAAATGACCTGCAGATAGAGAAAGACGAGAAACGCCGTGCCCACGTGCGCCAGAACGTCGAACAGGTGATACCCAAGCGGGTCGAGCTTTCCGATGCGGTAGTTGAGCGCGTAGGTGAGGGAGACGAGTGGCCGTGATGGATCGTTCCTCGTGTAGACCGGATAAGGGCCATAAGGGTAGATCAGTTTCTTCGGAAGATCTTTCAGGCTCCGGATATCCAGGTTCTCAACGATTCGGATTTGATCGTCGAGGATGAAGGGAGCGCGAAGACCCGGAAAGGCCAGCCCCAACCCGAGGGCAAGGAAACAGGTTAGAACCATTCCATTCGCCCATCGGGAACGCCAGACCGTACTCATGCGAGGAGCCGGGATCTTACCACGTCGGACACACCACTGGTCGAAATCGAACCTCTATGGTAAACCATCCCTTGAGAAACGAGGTGCAAGATGGCGATTCAAGACTTCCTG is a window from the Nitrospirota bacterium genome containing:
- a CDS encoding molybdopterin molybdotransferase MoeA — protein: MGKQGFLISVDEARRKVLDRALPLPPTAMALEDALGHVLAEEISATTDMPPFDASAMDGFALRSEDTKRAGAETPVSLSVQGVIRAGDASALALARSAAIRIMTGAVVPPLADAVVEKEAVEEHDGRILLRAPVPPANHIRRRGSDVPCGRRLLAPGHVLDAPSLFLAAASGRSRLTVGRRPRVSMIVTGDELVPFSETPGAAQIRDVNSPLIGAFLREMGIDPEPGSVVRDSADDLAVVLGRSIRQSEVVILSGGVSAGDYDVVREVLKRVGAQELFAGVSQKPGKPMTFAVADSKLIFGLPGNPIAVLVCLYEYVRPAVQRMMGFPEGNWFLQESPARITESITKKAGRTHFLRACVEQSENGLVAEILEGQESYQVSNLARANAWVVLDADLRAVTKGSLVRAHLLPGARLRSIAVEAGKLRGRDMGRLHPAGGEIA
- a CDS encoding sigma 54-interacting transcriptional regulator yields the protein MNPARRSRGRLEAVAITSPTPPPAGGPLRHAANPTPHGSSFARSPVMAAICREARRIAVHPEPVLILGETGVGKSTLARYIHSESGRMADRFLSFDCVGLEDEIVRRELFGEWNGDRWEKQGLASQAGKGSLFLSNVDELPHKTQGEILRLIEKGEFFPIHSTEPHRADLRLISSAGLRLTDKIEGDGFRADLYYSMSTYTLRIPPLRERREEIPILAGSFAQEATGKDVPLDAEVLESLMRYPWPGNILELRNTIFQASERAGHNALRVTHLPSWILQSG
- a CDS encoding Uma2 family endonuclease, whose amino-acid sequence is MGILPARRIKLTYDHYLLFPEDGNRHEIIEGEHYMSPAPETQHQRIIVKLARLMGNHLERSGQGEILVAPTDVVLSDTNVVQPDLIYVSKENARIITKANIRGVPDLIVEVLSPGSAKRDQSLKKDLYARAGVKEYWIVDPAKRAVDVFRLGKSGYSPPKRFTRRDTLRAVLVPGFSVSVGELFK
- a CDS encoding tetratricopeptide repeat protein; its protein translation is MSTVWRSRWANGMVLTCFLALGLGLAFPGLRAPFILDDQIRIVENLDIRSLKDLPKKLIYPYGPYPVYTRNDPSRPLVSLTYALNYRIGKLDPLGYHLFDVLAHVGTAFLVFLYLQVIFSRMGLDGGRILAAFPAAYFLCHPVMFGTVMYAYGRSDTLSAFLIVLTLVLYARAHSPGSFGSRLAPFCFVLVLLTKESAVVIPFVLLAQDILVGVDHESGRERSRLRRWLPYFAIAALYVLGRWAYFGGIGDLVGGKNAWSRWAYTSVQPFAIVQYIRMLFVPTGLAIDHFIQPSTLTVDDKILGVLTLAGIGAALWRWDRTGTPVGRCALFFGILFFALLAPTSSFFPTVDALVERRLYPAGMAVFSLSALLISKVLRNSGPTRHVFRVAMILPLAAFSMVTVQRNRMINDPAEVWKDVLKTYPDSPRALNNFAVLLQVRGKVDDAFDLYERLIAFNPNDYIAHMNLARIHENPSSAHFDRAKSRSHYEIAIQIEPAFADGHYNFGRLLHLEGDVEAAEREYLRVLEINPAYVQAHNNLGLLYFHQGRTKEAENRIRWAIELDPTYAPGQANWEMIHRPEPGPRAP